Below is a window of Desmonostoc muscorum LEGE 12446 DNA.
TTCCAATTAAATATTGTTTTTTGGAAAAGGCAATTTTGTTGTACCACAAAGCCAAACTAGAAGGTAAGGAAATTTTAATATTTCCTACTGATTTAGACCCTAATAATTTCTCAAACTCGTTTAACTAAAATGCATTTAGGTCAATCATTTTTCAAAAAAAATTACAACATACTAACTGACTATGGAGGCGTACACAAGTACGCCTTTTGCTATTTAAAGATTAATGCTAGCTTGAAAGCCAAAATTTTTAGTGTGCTTTAGCGATTGTAGATGTAAAACTTCAAAAACTTTTAGCGTAGCAATGGGCTTTTGTTCTCCACTGCTGAATTCACAGTTTGTTCAATTCTCTTCAACCTTGTTTCTGGACGTTTAGCACTCTCAATCCAAAAAAGGATATTCTTTTTCGATGAGTTGCTAAATGCCTCAAAATAATCTTTAGCATTTTTGTTTGCTTCTAATGCCTGCCTTAAATCTAAGGGAATAATTAATGCTTCGATCGCATCTAATGAATTCCACGATCCATTTTGTTTTGCGACTGCAATTTTTTCCAGACCAGCTTTAGCAATCAAACCTTGTTCAATGAGTTCTTCAATATATTGTTTATTTAATTTTGACCATACACTTTTCAACTTTCGCGGTGTAAAAATTTGCATATAACGTTCTTCATCTAATGATTTGACTTTACTATCAATCCATCCAAAACATAACGCTTCTTTTACCGCTTCGCTATATCGAACACTTGGTTTACCACTTTTTACTTTGTAGTAGATGAGCCATACACCAGAAGATGTGTGATGGTTTGTTTCTAACCATTGTCGCCATTCTTCGCGGCTATTGGGACAGAAAGTGGGGAATTCATTGTTGAGTTTAGATATACCAGTATTTTGACTTTTGCTGAAGTTTGTCTCTGTATTTTGCCACATTTGCTATGTGTTATTGGTTGCTACAAAACTTTTGTCTACTCTAACAGATGTATTAAAAATCTTAGGTGATGTATCCAACACTAAAAATTATACCTTTCTCCCAAATTTCGCCAATACATGAATCAATTATAACACGTATGCAGGTTTATACACCCCTATTTCTATATCTTGAGATATAGACATACCACAGCAGTTTTTGTTTGCATGAATTATAACTTTACAAGTTTTGAGACAGTAAATTTCTGGAAACTACATTATCTCATGTGTAGAAAAATGTTAGTTGATGCTATTAAGCTGAAAAGGAACTTATGATTAGTCGAACTATAGACTTTATTTTTATCGATAGCTTTGCCTTCATGATTAATAAAACACTAGGTTTAATACTTAGTACTAAAATTTGCAACTACTCATGGGAAGGAAAAGTCAAAGAGATGTCGCAAACACAACAGGTAGATGCTGAGCATCTACCCCAAATTTCAGCGCCACAAGACGTTGAACACGGACATCAAAACTGAAGAAACAGATGAATAGCCTGATAAATCAGCGAATTTTAGATTTTAAATTTTGGATTTTAGATTTTGAATTTAAATCTAAAATTTGGACTTTGGACAAAAAGAAGTTTATTCGCGAGTGTGACTCGCGAATAAATGAATGATTAATCTTGTTTATAGTGACGAGCAGAAAAAAGCATAGCCATCAGACCCCCAACAAATAGTAATATCAA
It encodes the following:
- a CDS encoding YdeI/OmpD-associated family protein; its protein translation is MWQNTETNFSKSQNTGISKLNNEFPTFCPNSREEWRQWLETNHHTSSGVWLIYYKVKSGKPSVRYSEAVKEALCFGWIDSKVKSLDEERYMQIFTPRKLKSVWSKLNKQYIEELIEQGLIAKAGLEKIAVAKQNGSWNSLDAIEALIIPLDLRQALEANKNAKDYFEAFSNSSKKNILFWIESAKRPETRLKRIEQTVNSAVENKSPLLR